Proteins encoded within one genomic window of Balneolaceae bacterium:
- the murG gene encoding undecaprenyldiphospho-muramoylpentapeptide beta-N-acetylglucosaminyltransferase → MIGTVAKNISSTDTLTAAVGPLRVLMAAGGTGGHVYPAIAIADAIKKSKPDADFLFVGTRDRMEWETVPKYGYEIKSIWISGIHRRLTIQNLLFPIKLITSIIQSFSILKSFNPDIVIACGGFASGPVGWVAVKMGIPLFLQEQNSFPGVTNRMLAKHAETIFTAFDDAKKHLPEDKIKLTGNPVRGQVKVSDKDEALESFNFSDDYPVLLILGGSGGAKALNDIMLLETPLLHNSANLQIIWQCGPKYYDGLVEKVDPEKYPNLRLFPYIDDMSAAYAAVDLVVTRAGAGTCSELEAIGQPAILVPSPNVAGDHQTKNAKSLVDVGAAKLIEESKLKQSFYETVTELIRDEEELEKMSSAMKSLAKPNAAEDIKNEIFSFLEKQH, encoded by the coding sequence ATGATCGGAACCGTTGCAAAGAACATATCATCTACAGACACCCTCACCGCTGCCGTGGGTCCACTTCGTGTGCTCATGGCAGCCGGTGGTACGGGTGGTCATGTATATCCGGCGATTGCCATTGCAGATGCGATCAAGAAATCAAAGCCAGACGCGGATTTTCTGTTTGTGGGAACCCGGGACCGGATGGAGTGGGAAACCGTTCCGAAATATGGATATGAAATTAAAAGTATTTGGATCAGCGGAATTCACAGGAGATTGACAATTCAGAATCTTCTCTTCCCGATCAAACTTATCACAAGTATCATTCAGAGTTTTTCCATTTTGAAATCATTCAACCCCGATATCGTAATTGCCTGCGGCGGATTTGCTTCCGGTCCGGTGGGATGGGTTGCCGTGAAGATGGGTATACCTCTTTTCCTGCAGGAGCAAAACAGTTTTCCCGGAGTAACGAACCGAATGCTGGCAAAACACGCCGAAACCATTTTTACCGCTTTTGACGATGCAAAAAAACATCTTCCTGAAGACAAAATTAAACTGACCGGGAATCCGGTTCGAGGCCAGGTAAAAGTTTCTGACAAAGATGAGGCTTTAGAATCTTTCAATTTTTCAGATGATTACCCGGTCCTTCTGATTCTTGGCGGAAGTGGCGGGGCAAAAGCCCTGAATGATATCATGTTGCTTGAAACTCCTTTACTTCATAATTCAGCCAATCTGCAAATTATTTGGCAGTGTGGTCCTAAATATTATGACGGACTTGTAGAAAAAGTAGATCCCGAGAAGTATCCAAACCTTCGATTATTTCCATACATCGATGATATGTCGGCGGCTTATGCTGCGGTCGACCTGGTTGTAACACGCGCCGGTGCCGGAACATGCAGTGAACTTGAGGCGATTGGTCAGCCGGCAATCCTGGTTCCCTCTCCTAATGTGGCAGGCGACCATCAAACCAAAAATGCTAAATCTCTGGTTGATGTTGGTGCCGCAAAACTAATAGAGGAGTCGAAGTTAAAGCAGTCTTTTTATGAAACAGTTACAGAACTGATTCGAGATGAGGAAGAACTCGAGAAGATGTCATCGGCAATGAAATCACTGGCAAAACCAAATGCAGCCGAGGATATCAAAAACGAAATTTTTTCATTCTTAGAGAAGCAACATTGA
- a CDS encoding putative peptidoglycan glycosyltransferase FtsW: MYYTTPNSKVGSIFGTTKDELDAPDRSSDQVLLVTIIGLMIFGCLAVYSSIAFFAQSHETTAVKLVSGHAIKLVIAFFVMIFISKINYRVLARFSRVALLVSWGLLIVMHIYGDVTWGAQRSLTIGSISFQPTSFAAIALILHVAVLLYEKQEYIKDFNRAFLPILFWVFVTFLLVATEDFSSAALLLGICILMMFVGRISIPQLTALVLIGLIGGSVMIYVSPERKSRIDQYVAQITEINDKNFESAEGYQAQQAHIAIAQGQFFGVGIGKSTQRDFLPAPYNDFIFAIIAEEYGLVGSFSVILAYLLILYRGIAVIARQAPDLLGTLMALGCTLLISIYAFVNAGVATGLLPVTGLPMPFVSYGGSSMVFAGVMAGMLLNISRHISNIKTRFYNG, translated from the coding sequence TTGTACTACACCACACCAAATAGCAAAGTTGGATCCATTTTTGGTACGACCAAAGATGAGCTGGATGCGCCGGACCGGAGCAGCGACCAGGTATTGCTGGTTACGATCATCGGGTTGATGATTTTTGGCTGCCTGGCAGTGTATTCCTCCATCGCTTTCTTTGCTCAGTCTCATGAAACAACTGCGGTGAAGCTGGTGTCTGGCCATGCGATCAAGCTGGTAATAGCCTTTTTTGTGATGATCTTTATCTCGAAAATAAACTACCGTGTGCTGGCAAGATTTAGCCGTGTGGCATTACTTGTCAGCTGGGGACTTCTTATCGTCATGCATATTTATGGTGATGTAACCTGGGGTGCTCAACGTTCGCTCACGATCGGCAGCATTTCATTTCAGCCGACATCATTTGCGGCCATTGCACTCATTCTCCATGTAGCCGTTCTCTTGTACGAAAAACAGGAATACATCAAAGATTTTAACCGCGCATTTCTGCCGATCTTATTTTGGGTGTTTGTAACCTTTTTACTGGTTGCAACTGAGGACTTTAGCAGTGCGGCACTATTACTGGGCATTTGCATTCTGATGATGTTTGTTGGCAGAATAAGCATTCCGCAATTAACAGCCTTGGTACTGATTGGTTTGATTGGTGGCTCTGTCATGATTTACGTATCACCTGAGCGAAAAAGCCGGATCGATCAATATGTTGCTCAAATCACTGAAATTAATGATAAAAATTTTGAATCTGCCGAGGGATACCAGGCTCAACAAGCACATATAGCTATTGCCCAGGGACAATTTTTCGGTGTTGGAATCGGCAAGAGTACACAGCGCGACTTTCTGCCTGCTCCCTATAACGACTTTATTTTTGCCATCATCGCAGAAGAGTACGGGCTTGTTGGATCTTTCAGTGTGATTTTAGCTTACCTGCTCATTCTGTATCGGGGAATTGCCGTCATTGCCCGGCAAGCGCCCGACCTGCTCGGTACACTTATGGCTTTGGGTTGTACCCTTTTAATCTCCATCTATGCATTTGTAAATGCAGGAGTGGCAACAGGTCTCCTTCCGGTAACCGGACTGCCAATGCCGTTTGTGAGCTATGGAGGTTCAAGTATGGTTTTTGCCGGAGTGATGGCAGGTATGCTGCTGAATATTTCGAGACATATTTCAAACATCAAAACAAGATTCTATAACGGATGA
- the murC gene encoding UDP-N-acetylmuramate--L-alanine ligase has translation MSNSIQTQPVFGRTRHIHMVGIGGIGMSGMAEILILRGYEVSGSDQNKSETTDRLEELGATVYYEHKASNIEDADVVVYTSAVKADENVETREAINQKIPVIKRSEMLAELMRTKYGIGVAGTHGKTTTTTLTGHVVQDGQFDPTIIVGGRVHSFAKTNAVVGKGDIIIVEADEYDRTFLRLSPSLVVITNIEEEHMDIYEDLDDVKQAFTEFANKVPFYGAVVVCLDDPEVRSVLPNIKKRIISYGYNPQAQVRAVDVSHQTMNSTFTVIFSGEELGEIQLGVPGDHNVKNALAAIAVGLELGISFEKIKSGLERFQGVFRRFQVKYNTDELIVIDDYAHHPTEVQASIQAAKKGWKDRRLVAVFQPHLYSRTQELYKEFGLSFFDAEVLVVTDVYPSREKPIEGVTGQLISDTAKNFGHKNVHYVEEKSDLPETLKEILNKGDIVITMGAGDVYKYGEEFLELVTEGGN, from the coding sequence ATGAGTAACTCCATTCAAACACAACCCGTTTTTGGACGAACCCGCCACATCCACATGGTGGGCATCGGTGGGATTGGCATGAGTGGAATGGCCGAGATTCTGATTCTTCGCGGATATGAGGTAAGTGGATCCGATCAAAATAAGTCAGAGACAACAGACCGGCTGGAAGAACTGGGGGCAACTGTTTATTACGAGCATAAAGCATCTAATATTGAAGATGCGGATGTTGTGGTTTACACCAGTGCCGTAAAAGCGGATGAAAATGTAGAAACGCGCGAGGCCATCAATCAAAAAATTCCGGTTATTAAACGCTCTGAGATGTTGGCTGAATTGATGCGCACCAAATATGGAATTGGTGTGGCCGGTACACATGGTAAGACAACAACTACAACTCTGACCGGTCATGTTGTGCAGGATGGACAGTTCGATCCAACCATTATCGTCGGCGGCCGGGTTCACAGTTTTGCGAAGACAAATGCCGTAGTTGGCAAAGGTGATATCATTATCGTTGAAGCCGATGAGTACGACCGGACATTTTTACGCCTCTCCCCTTCCCTGGTGGTTATCACCAACATTGAAGAGGAGCATATGGATATCTACGAAGACCTGGATGATGTAAAGCAGGCTTTTACTGAATTTGCAAACAAAGTGCCTTTTTACGGTGCTGTTGTCGTTTGTCTTGATGACCCTGAGGTGCGAAGTGTTCTGCCAAATATTAAGAAGCGAATTATAAGTTACGGCTACAACCCACAGGCACAGGTTCGGGCAGTGGATGTATCACATCAAACAATGAATAGCACTTTTACAGTAATCTTTTCGGGAGAAGAACTTGGAGAAATTCAGTTAGGTGTTCCCGGTGATCATAATGTGAAAAATGCGTTAGCTGCTATTGCAGTAGGGCTTGAACTCGGAATTTCATTTGAGAAGATCAAATCAGGTTTGGAACGATTCCAGGGTGTTTTCCGACGATTCCAGGTAAAATATAATACCGACGAACTGATTGTGATTGATGATTACGCTCATCATCCAACCGAAGTACAGGCAAGTATACAAGCCGCTAAAAAGGGTTGGAAAGACCGAAGACTTGTTGCAGTATTTCAACCTCATCTCTACTCGCGAACACAGGAACTGTACAAAGAATTTGGCCTCTCCTTTTTTGATGCGGAGGTCTTGGTGGTAACAGATGTATATCCATCGCGGGAAAAACCGATTGAAGGCGTGACCGGTCAATTAATTTCTGATACGGCCAAAAATTTCGGCCACAAAAATGTCCACTATGTCGAAGAGAAATCAGATCTGCCTGAAACGCTAAAAGAGATTTTAAACAAAGGTGATATCGTCATCACCATGGGTGCGGGCGATGTGTATAAATATGGCGAAGAGTTTCTTGAACTTGTGACCGAGGGAGGTAATTAA
- the murD gene encoding UDP-N-acetylmuramoyl-L-alanine--D-glutamate ligase, with protein sequence MNVENKHIVIAGAARSGVAVAKLLNSNGAIPFVTDFGSIHQKFADQLHAESIDFEQNQHSEKAMNGDFLVLSPGVPTSSKIAQNYLNAGKKVFSEIEVASWFNRSPIVAVTGSNGKTTVANWLAHTWKVANKKHLLAGNIGTAFSDRIDETAKDVTALLEVSSFQLDHIDRFKPDVSIILNITADHLDRYQNDFNLYAQSKLRITENQDDSNWFIYNGDDPILSDHAEELSKKERAPRLLAFSSDREISNGAFVRDGELILKINNKEEQLMQIGEIGLSGKHNLQNGMATALAARASEIKNRFIRESLRTFEGVEHRLETVRTLKGVRYVNDSKATNVNAVWFALQTYNVPVVLILGGRDKGNDWSVLEHQIREKVHTIVAIGEARPVIKEKLGEVAPNYRETETLKQAVKLARDKAKRGEVVLLSPACSSFDMFDNFEHRGNEFKQAVLDL encoded by the coding sequence ATGAATGTAGAGAACAAACATATCGTAATTGCAGGTGCCGCCAGAAGTGGTGTGGCTGTAGCCAAACTTTTGAATAGCAATGGTGCCATTCCATTTGTGACAGACTTCGGGTCTATCCATCAGAAATTTGCAGATCAACTGCATGCTGAATCGATTGATTTCGAACAAAATCAACATTCGGAAAAAGCGATGAATGGAGATTTTCTTGTTTTGAGCCCGGGTGTACCAACATCATCAAAAATCGCTCAGAACTATCTGAATGCGGGTAAAAAGGTTTTCTCAGAAATTGAAGTCGCAAGTTGGTTCAATCGGTCCCCTATTGTAGCAGTGACTGGAAGTAACGGCAAGACAACTGTTGCAAATTGGCTGGCTCATACATGGAAAGTGGCTAATAAGAAGCATCTGCTGGCCGGAAATATCGGCACGGCGTTTTCTGATCGCATTGACGAAACCGCAAAAGATGTTACAGCTCTGCTGGAAGTCAGCAGTTTTCAGCTCGATCATATCGACCGTTTCAAACCGGATGTAAGCATCATTTTGAACATTACGGCGGATCACCTGGACCGATATCAAAACGATTTTAATCTGTATGCACAATCCAAGTTACGAATCACTGAAAATCAGGATGATTCGAACTGGTTCATCTACAACGGCGACGATCCCATCCTCTCGGATCATGCAGAGGAGTTATCAAAAAAGGAACGGGCACCCCGTTTACTGGCATTTTCCAGTGATCGTGAAATTTCAAATGGTGCTTTTGTGAGGGATGGCGAACTGATTTTAAAAATCAACAATAAAGAGGAACAACTCATGCAAATTGGCGAAATCGGTTTAAGCGGAAAACACAATCTACAGAACGGCATGGCTACAGCTTTGGCTGCCCGCGCCTCGGAGATCAAAAACAGATTTATTCGTGAAAGCCTCCGAACTTTTGAAGGTGTGGAGCACCGTCTTGAGACAGTTCGAACTCTGAAAGGCGTTCGATACGTCAACGACAGCAAAGCTACAAATGTAAACGCTGTTTGGTTTGCCCTCCAAACCTATAATGTTCCCGTTGTTTTGATTCTCGGCGGTCGCGATAAGGGGAATGACTGGTCCGTACTTGAACATCAAATACGGGAAAAGGTACATACGATTGTGGCTATCGGCGAAGCAAGGCCTGTTATTAAAGAAAAGCTTGGCGAGGTTGCACCCAATTACCGGGAAACCGAAACATTAAAACAGGCTGTAAAACTGGCCAGAGATAAAGCCAAACGAGGCGAAGTTGTACTTCTGAGCCCGGCATGTTCCTCCTTCGATATGTTTGACAATTTTGAACATCGCGGAAATGAGTTTAAGCAGGCTGTTTTGGATCTGTAG
- a CDS encoding FtsQ-type POTRA domain-containing protein, translated as MAKRSNKLKNAVWILLSVVLLTGAVFGGLYLEKNTRIDAVEFEGNHFTETESLEQALTSPVGMLADSVSLDSLFMELKTLPYVKDATVNMGMLGTLTFKITEREPFAILVDGNRRVYVAEGGFKLPIIPEKVKDVPLVYGFSARSLSDTLKSDQYQQVEEFLIAAQENELGWITISEVSWNDSEGVVALTYENGVKLLFGRDQFREKIENWEAFYTNVVSKKGIGAFTRIDLRFEDQIITRNS; from the coding sequence ATGGCGAAGAGATCAAATAAACTGAAAAATGCCGTCTGGATTCTGCTGTCGGTCGTACTACTGACAGGTGCTGTTTTTGGCGGACTTTACCTCGAAAAAAATACACGGATTGATGCCGTGGAATTTGAGGGAAATCACTTTACGGAAACTGAATCCCTGGAGCAGGCTCTGACATCACCGGTAGGTATGCTGGCAGACAGTGTCTCTTTAGACAGTCTTTTCATGGAGTTGAAAACACTGCCTTATGTGAAAGACGCCACAGTAAATATGGGTATGCTTGGGACTCTGACATTTAAGATTACTGAACGAGAACCGTTTGCCATACTGGTGGATGGAAACCGACGAGTCTATGTGGCAGAAGGCGGATTCAAACTTCCCATCATCCCGGAAAAAGTAAAAGACGTACCGCTGGTTTATGGATTTTCAGCTCGGTCTTTGAGTGACACCTTGAAGTCTGATCAATACCAACAAGTTGAAGAATTTTTGATCGCAGCACAGGAAAATGAACTCGGCTGGATCACCATCAGTGAAGTCTCCTGGAATGACAGTGAAGGTGTAGTCGCCCTCACTTATGAGAACGGAGTGAAATTGTTATTTGGCCGGGACCAGTTCCGGGAAAAAATAGAAAACTGGGAAGCTTTTTATACCAACGTAGTATCCAAAAAAGGAATCGGTGCGTTCACCCGCATCGACCTTCGCTTTGAAGATCAAATTATAACACGAAATTCTTAA
- a CDS encoding FlgD immunoglobulin-like domain containing protein — MQNGTYIYFNVYLICLCIFVSPSVLFGQTYGPAEDRFLTIRQNSNSTLEASGQTVWIGPGLNAFNELTGEIFVPTNADSVFNGRGRVFSLEVHETRIFAGLGFTSTRGGSTVNAAQGYYQSNNSGGDWSFISFPLDDRADESCDAASIGPPCDIEFQYGDETYIRTRITVPEQSPPYEVDFHDQTLFSTNWASGVLRSRDNGQTWERIILPPSNVSNLNPGESYGWVSVTTGDEIINRYDPRFDNNLLGFGLLIDDQQRVWVGTAAGINISENALTAPVDQIRWKHISWNPDISGGLLSNWIITIRQQPDTDRIWMTNWITDSENRDAYGVIYTDDQGETFHPFLEGVRANDIGFFDGNIYIAADNGLYISNDDGENWERISQISSPNTFIKPDARYFAVASTEDNLWVGTSDGIASTSDGGESWRILRVEVPLSGGNRYQPDAPNVNTYAYPNPFSPTQHSLIRIKYEMEEPGPATIRIFDFGMNPVKTIRVPAVSSSGAYETTWNGQTETGRIASNGTYFYSIETSNGFMNGKILLLD; from the coding sequence ATGCAGAACGGAACTTATATTTATTTCAATGTCTATTTGATTTGCCTCTGCATCTTCGTCTCACCTTCTGTTCTATTTGGTCAAACATATGGCCCTGCCGAAGACCGGTTTTTAACCATTCGCCAAAACTCAAACTCAACACTTGAAGCCAGCGGCCAAACGGTGTGGATCGGCCCGGGACTGAACGCCTTTAATGAATTGACCGGGGAGATATTTGTGCCCACTAATGCCGACAGCGTATTTAACGGACGCGGACGAGTTTTCTCTTTAGAAGTTCATGAAACCAGAATTTTTGCCGGATTGGGATTTACCTCAACCCGGGGAGGTTCAACTGTAAATGCAGCCCAGGGGTATTATCAATCAAATAATTCAGGTGGTGATTGGTCGTTCATCTCATTTCCTTTGGATGATCGTGCCGACGAATCTTGTGATGCCGCTTCAATAGGACCGCCCTGCGATATTGAATTCCAATACGGAGATGAAACCTACATCCGAACTCGCATCACCGTTCCCGAACAATCCCCGCCCTACGAGGTGGATTTTCACGACCAGACGCTATTCTCAACGAACTGGGCATCCGGGGTTTTGCGAAGCCGGGATAACGGCCAAACCTGGGAACGAATTATCTTGCCGCCATCGAATGTATCAAATCTCAATCCGGGAGAATCATATGGTTGGGTATCAGTAACAACCGGGGATGAAATTATTAATCGATACGATCCCCGGTTTGATAATAACCTACTCGGTTTTGGCCTGTTAATTGACGATCAACAGCGGGTTTGGGTGGGAACGGCAGCAGGTATTAACATCTCGGAAAATGCATTGACGGCCCCAGTCGATCAGATCAGGTGGAAGCACATTTCGTGGAATCCCGACATATCGGGTGGTCTCCTGTCAAACTGGATCATTACAATTCGCCAACAACCGGATACAGACCGAATCTGGATGACAAACTGGATCACCGATTCCGAAAACCGTGATGCATATGGCGTGATTTATACAGATGACCAGGGAGAAACTTTTCACCCATTCCTGGAAGGCGTTCGGGCCAATGACATCGGTTTTTTTGATGGCAATATTTATATAGCAGCAGATAACGGATTGTATATTTCGAATGATGATGGTGAGAACTGGGAACGCATATCACAAATCTCGAGTCCCAATACGTTCATCAAACCGGATGCCCGATATTTTGCCGTCGCTTCCACGGAAGATAATCTATGGGTGGGAACATCGGACGGAATTGCCTCCACATCTGACGGTGGAGAATCATGGAGAATTCTTCGGGTTGAAGTTCCACTCTCCGGCGGAAATCGATATCAACCGGATGCACCAAATGTAAATACCTATGCCTATCCAAATCCCTTCTCGCCGACACAGCATTCACTGATCCGCATTAAATATGAGATGGAAGAGCCCGGCCCTGCAACTATTCGCATTTTTGATTTTGGAATGAACCCGGTCAAAACAATTCGGGTTCCGGCCGTTTCATCATCCGGAGCGTATGAAACAACCTGGAACGGGCAAACCGAAACAGGAAGAATAGCCTCCAACGGCACCTATTTCTACTCCATCGAAACATCCAATGGATTTATGAACGGCAAAATTCTCCTGCTTGATTGA
- the ftsA gene encoding cell division protein FtsA yields the protein MEQENERIVVGLDIGTTKVCAVVASINAQDRIHILGVGKAPSEGLNRGVVVNIDKTVNAIKTAIEQAELASGIEVNSVNVGIAGDHIRSIRSKGVITINNKDKEITVQDVERILKDCQQIMLPPDQQILHVIPQEFVVDGQDGISDPVGMSGMRMEAEVHIITGLVSAAKNLYRCVERAGYQVADIILEPLASSYAVLDDEEKEAGVVLVDIGGGTTDLAVFQENTIRHTAVIAIAGKKVTDDIKIGLSVLDDQAQKLKHQHGECFVDLIEDDESITIPGIAGRPPKEITKSILAKIIQARMEEILEIVAIEVKRSGYADSLSAGIVVTGGGSLIKNICPLANEVLGMDSKIGRPLGLAGGLIEEVNSPIYATSVGLVLHALKAEGVENEMVPSSSKGTGVEKVMNSITERMKSWFKEL from the coding sequence ATGGAACAGGAAAATGAACGAATTGTTGTAGGACTCGACATCGGCACGACCAAAGTTTGTGCTGTAGTGGCATCGATCAATGCACAGGATCGAATCCACATCCTGGGCGTTGGTAAAGCTCCCAGTGAAGGATTAAACCGTGGGGTTGTGGTAAATATCGACAAGACGGTAAATGCCATAAAAACAGCCATTGAACAGGCCGAACTCGCTTCGGGGATTGAGGTAAATTCCGTGAATGTAGGAATTGCCGGCGATCATATCCGGAGTATTCGCAGCAAGGGTGTCATTACCATCAACAATAAAGACAAAGAGATTACCGTGCAGGATGTGGAGCGGATTTTGAAGGATTGCCAGCAGATTATGCTTCCGCCCGATCAACAGATTTTACATGTCATTCCACAGGAGTTTGTGGTGGATGGCCAGGACGGAATCAGCGATCCGGTTGGCATGAGCGGGATGCGAATGGAAGCCGAAGTGCACATTATCACAGGCCTGGTTTCGGCAGCGAAAAACCTCTACCGATGTGTGGAGCGCGCCGGTTACCAGGTTGCGGATATCATCCTCGAACCTCTCGCCTCCTCCTATGCAGTTTTGGATGATGAAGAGAAAGAGGCTGGTGTGGTTTTGGTTGATATCGGAGGCGGTACAACGGATCTCGCTGTGTTCCAGGAGAATACCATTCGTCACACCGCAGTGATCGCCATTGCCGGGAAGAAAGTGACTGACGATATCAAAATCGGTTTGAGTGTATTGGATGACCAGGCTCAAAAATTGAAGCACCAGCACGGCGAGTGTTTTGTAGATCTGATTGAAGATGACGAGTCGATCACCATTCCCGGAATTGCGGGCCGGCCGCCCAAGGAGATTACAAAAAGTATTTTGGCAAAAATCATCCAGGCCAGAATGGAAGAGATCCTGGAGATCGTAGCGATCGAAGTGAAACGCAGCGGTTATGCCGATTCCTTAAGTGCAGGAATTGTGGTCACCGGGGGCGGATCACTCATCAAGAATATCTGTCCGTTAGCCAATGAAGTGCTCGGAATGGATTCCAAAATTGGACGTCCACTCGGGTTAGCCGGCGGACTGATCGAAGAAGTAAACAGCCCCATCTATGCAACCAGTGTGGGATTAGTACTACACGCGCTGAAAGCAGAAGGTGTGGAGAACGAAATGGTTCCGTCATCATCAAAAGGAACCGGAGTGGAGAAGGTGATGAACAGTATTACCGAACGGATGAAAAGTTGGTTTAAAGAACTTTAG
- the ftsZ gene encoding cell division protein FtsZ → MEYITSRFSFDEKGQDNAKIKVIGVGGGGGNAINNMIKKGLDSVEYIALNTDAQALKNNDADISIQVGANLTSGLGAGARPEIGREAVEENRHELDEAVDNADMIFITAGMGGGTGTGGAPVVAGIAKRKGILTVGIVTTPFLVEGKVRMKYAVEGIAELKKNCDTVIVIPNERLLDIADENTTLVEAFDNANQVLYNATRGISDLILMPGLINLDFADVRTTMIDGGAAIMGSATASGPDRAEIAAREAINSPLLDGVSIRGARNVLVNISSGSNLGIQETTTATRIIQQEAGEDAEIILGSVLDESFEDQLRVTVIATGFEFEENSVKSQSQSSSSSKNDSVSKKKPSNMLPKASEIAQKRRPLDDNFYKGEKNLKNLDSPAIHRRSLKHIRTNDDKEADEELTEPKQEQRKASNDDSSGLNDRSERIDKRDSEQPAFLRKIMD, encoded by the coding sequence ATGGAATACATAACCTCACGCTTTAGTTTTGACGAGAAGGGTCAGGATAATGCGAAGATCAAAGTGATCGGTGTTGGCGGTGGCGGTGGTAATGCCATCAACAACATGATCAAAAAAGGATTAGACAGTGTGGAGTACATTGCACTGAATACAGACGCGCAGGCACTTAAGAATAATGATGCCGATATCTCCATCCAGGTTGGAGCCAATCTGACATCTGGATTAGGAGCCGGAGCAAGACCCGAAATTGGCCGCGAGGCTGTTGAGGAAAATCGCCATGAACTGGATGAAGCCGTTGATAATGCCGATATGATTTTCATCACGGCAGGAATGGGCGGCGGAACCGGAACAGGCGGAGCTCCCGTTGTGGCCGGAATTGCCAAACGAAAAGGAATTTTAACAGTCGGTATTGTAACCACTCCCTTCCTTGTTGAAGGAAAAGTACGGATGAAATATGCCGTGGAAGGTATTGCCGAGCTGAAGAAAAACTGCGATACCGTAATTGTGATTCCCAATGAACGATTACTGGATATTGCCGATGAAAACACAACCCTCGTTGAAGCGTTTGATAATGCCAACCAGGTGTTATACAACGCAACCCGTGGAATTTCTGATTTGATTCTGATGCCGGGACTGATCAACCTGGACTTTGCGGATGTGCGCACTACGATGATTGACGGGGGGGCTGCAATTATGGGATCGGCTACTGCAAGCGGACCTGACCGGGCAGAAATAGCCGCCCGCGAAGCGATCAACTCTCCCCTGCTTGACGGAGTGAGTATTCGCGGAGCACGAAATGTTCTGGTAAATATCTCGTCCGGATCGAATCTTGGTATTCAGGAAACCACAACAGCTACACGAATCATCCAGCAGGAAGCCGGAGAAGATGCAGAGATTATTCTCGGTAGTGTTTTGGATGAGTCGTTCGAGGATCAGCTGCGGGTAACCGTTATAGCCACCGGTTTTGAGTTTGAAGAGAACAGTGTTAAATCACAATCTCAATCTTCTTCATCCAGCAAAAATGATTCGGTAAGCAAAAAGAAACCATCGAACATGCTGCCCAAGGCAAGTGAAATTGCTCAAAAAAGACGGCCGCTGGATGACAACTTCTATAAAGGTGAGAAAAACCTGAAGAACCTGGATTCACCAGCCATTCATCGCAGAAGTCTAAAGCATATTCGAACAAACGATGATAAGGAAGCAGATGAAGAGTTAACAGAACCTAAGCAGGAACAACGCAAAGCCAGTAACGACGATTCATCAGGACTGAATGACAGATCTGAACGAATCGACAAACGGGATAGCGAACAGCCTGCATTCCTCCGAAAAATCATGGACTAA